GTTAGCCTAAACTATTCAATTACAAAAATGATATTGCAAAAGCtagacaaaacaaaactgaaaaatcttCTGTACATAATTAACAATTATGAAAATGACTTAACATTAGTAtctttaaaatgataaacatgCTAAATAAGTCAGTATGTGATACTCTAATACAACTTCAAAAACAAAGACAACAGCAAAGACAAGCATAAAACAACATGCAAAGAAATGTACATAAAAGCACAAATATGACAGGTATATTTATGACCGCgggtttaaaaacacaaataaataacatgaatttaATTGGCAAcagcaatatttattatataaaatccccagttctttaaattaaatttattatgcaagttaaaaaaaaaaaaaccaacactaGCAAAATATTGGGCGACAcaatcaaaaactgaaaataaaaacttgaagataTGCTACAGGAGTCTTTTAAGTCCCTCTGTGaatcatgtgagtgtgtgtttgctatTTTGAGGGTGTTCAAGCTACAGTTAGCAGGCTGACAGAAGTGCTGACAGCGAGAAGGTGCTGGAAATCGTGGCTGTTGTGTCTGAGCTCATGAGAATGAGCCTGTATTTAAGATCATCAGCTTGTGTGTTTCTACATGTTGTAAGCCACATATATGGGGTCGAGCTGGTCAGCAAGGAAGCCGTCCCGCAGGTGCATGCGTTGCTTCTCTCCGCGAGAGTTGATGGGAATTACGCCCGTGTCCACCACGACCACCACGCCAACAATCAAGTAGTGTTCCTCTAGAACCACATTAGTTACCATGGGAACCAGATCTAGAGCTTCCTGTTCGGAACCATCCAACTCCACCACCACCACTAAGAGATTCGTCCATGTGAACACCGCactgaatgaaagagagagagagagagagagagagagagagagagagagagggaggagagagggaggagagaggaagTTTGAACTTTACTCTATGGAAATATGTGAATGCAAAATAGCTGTGCAAGCTCAATTTCAAACGTACTTGCTTTTTTGAAAAGTTTGAGCAATGCAACTACGCTAGGCATTAGCATAAACTCTTGTTCTGCAGTCAGTTTTCTCTCTCAGGTCAACTACTGTATTGTCAGCAACATTATGTAGAATATCTTGCTGAGCAAACAAGTTTATGGTCGGCTAcctgaataataaaatatctgGTTTAAGGGCACAGACATTTGAAGGAAACTACTGCTTCCTTGAATATTGAGGCTCGTTACTGCtagtaaaaacatgtttatgttgAATGTAgctcatttaattatttgtacaatttatcAAAGtgttaaatatcaaatcattatatcagaattatttctgaaggataatgtgacactaaaaactgcaGTAACTGCTgctaaaacagttatttcaaatagtaaaaatatttcataatattactgattttactgttgttttaaccaaatacaaaaaaaaaaaaaaaaaatttatatatatatgaaaaaaaaaaaaaaaaaaaaaaaaaaaaattttgaacagtagtgtatatacttTTATGGTTTGTCAGAGTTTCCACCCCTAATTAGTGTATTTACATAAGGTATGCTTCTGGCCCCAGTGTGAATATGTGGTtgttattgctgctgctgttgttgttgttgtgtgtgtgtgtgagctcaccATTCTGTGATATTCCGGTGTGCCCTGATGATGGACGTTTCAATGTCAATGGGATGGTATTTCATACCTCTCAGCTCCATGACTTCATCTAACGCTCCCACCACATAAAGGGCATCATGCCTTTCTGAACACACACGAGTGAAACAACTCATGAAACAACTCCACTGCTCAATGCAAATCAAATATCTCTGTGACAAAAAGCACAATATACActgaacccacacacacacacatacctccaCTTGCATCAGTGAGGTCAGTCCTGCGCAGGAACCCCAAGTATCCGGTTCTGGCCCACACAGTCTGAGTGTCTCCAAAGCTCAACCTGGCTCCGAAATGATCCGAACGCACATTTTCCTCTCCGAACACAGTGAAGTACCCACTGGCATTCTGTGGACTATGGACCCAGATCTGcactcattttaaaatagaaacacaaGTGAGACGCTTGGTTATGAGAAGATATTTTTTGATCTGATAGACAAGAGAGTGCTACTGGTCGCACCTCCCCTAAATGAGAGTCTCCGATTGGTCCctttgtctctgggttagcaatGATGATGCGTACACCAGgtaaaatctgcaaaaaaataaacaaaaaaaaagtttctgattatggtttaagtttaatttaagaaaacaaataaaggaacTTTTAACTGTCTTACTAACCTTGCCAGATTCCATGAGAGGTAGACCGTGAGGAGATCCTCTTTCAACCAGTCTCACCCTGCAAACATACACGGACACACTTCAAAAATGGCCAATCagaaataaatcatacaaaaatacaataatatttagaaatagaaatattgatattttaatatttagtttcagGCTGAAAGGGCCTTCTTTCACAGATTATTTGTTAAAAAGTTTCAGGCACTATTTTGTTCCCAATTTGCagacttttgattggtagtgtatcTGTACTAATTCTAAGAATGGAAATAATGAAATACCtaatgtgtgtatgagtgtgtgtgcctTGCCTGTCATGTCTCAGTGCTCTCATGTCCACATAGACAGTCGTAGGATCAGGTCCTGATGTTCCCTACACAAACATTAAATCACCTTCTATAAATGGCAGTCAAATCATCATGCTCATCTGGCAGACAGTTGCTATCAAGGCAACTTGCATTGACAGTGAACAAAGTGATTCAATCAATCAGCGGAACAGGGAAGATAGAGGAACTATAGTATAGCCTAATGTGTTATACTGACGAAAATATTCCAAAAGTAGCATCAACAAAGCACATCTTTGCACTGCAGAAGTGCCATCTGAAGTgtcatttagatatatttacactgcaatttACAATTGCATAAACAATGCTATgaggttaatgtttttaaaataatattttgaatattgaaatatgtaataaaattaaaaatgaattaaaaatgaaaacatactttaaatatgaaactaaatattcAGGAAAAACAGCATGCTTGCTGCttttgtgatattgcttaactatatcaTATAGAAAGACAAGACAAAGACATACAGGGGCATTTTTGGGGGCATTCCAACTGCATTTAAATAGGCTACATCGCAGAGTGAAAGCGAGCACGttaaatgtatggttttgtttgtttttatatatttacacataacaTAACTATGGTCAAAAACAGCTTATGCCAAACAGGTTAAACTGTTGGCATCCATCATCCAAAAGGAGGAAAACTCCTGTTCCAGTGCAGCTGTGAGATATTTGTTAGTACAGTAATATGTAATGGACAAATATATTTGGATTTATgcaacaatgaaaataatgtaaaccaTGCTGGTGCTCACTTTTTGTATACTACACTGAAGCAAATTAATGTGAATGTGACATGACTCCGGAGTCTGGAGATATACATGCTTTTattaccctcacacacacacacacacacacacacacacacacacacacacacacacacacacacacacacacaccatatcaGTTGTGTGGACCACTCAGTCATTTGAGGTGAGGTTTACACTTTGACGATTAGTTGGCTCATAAAAATGAGTAGTCATGCACACAGgatgataattaataaatttacTCCCACATCTAAATATGGTTGTAGTAACTGAGCTATAAAATTATGAGGATCAGTTAAACTTAAGTCATACCTGCTCAGCAAGCTTCCCCAACCTATGAGGCTAcatgaggagaggagaggaagatGTGATGTATAAgtgttaaaaagtaaataaaaaaatggaaaaagaaaacaaaataataataataaaaaaccaagACAGAAGGTTGAATGAGTTACATGACTAGTAAAAGGAAAAAACTGAACACTGGGGATGCAATTAGACTATGAAATCGGATGGGTCACATTCTGGCCAATACTGACCTGTAGGCAGACTGCGAGATTGACCCTGCAGCCGAAGGCAGTGCTGACGGCACGCGGGTGCAGCCCCACATCCTTAAAGAGTTTACAAAAGGACTGTGTCAGAGCAACGCGGGGCCTCTCTTCCGCCACAACCACACATGAACGCACACGGGTCAGATCCATCCCACGgccctgagagagagacaaaaatacAGGGGTGAAATAGGAAGCACtgatattttagtatcactgaggtACTATTACTttagcttttgtgtgtgtgtgtggtttttttgaatatgtctacatatttcgcataaatttttatttcagttttagtttttttttagtacatcaagttaaaatgcatgaaaatgaaaaatgctgccttgttgaaataaaataacttatgttgtttcagttaacgtttattttatttaaagtaacgaaaatgttgtttaatgagatgtccgtgtgagtgtgtgtgtgcacatacctTTAGAGAGTCAGTGAGAGAACTGAGAGATCTCGTGCAGAGCTCCATCACAGAATATGAGCAGAACGTGTCTCGGACTTTAAACTGACTGACGGACTGCAGCCACAAAGCAGGATTCACCTCTAGATCCATTGGAGAGATCAGAACAGACTGCTGCCCTGCATACAcgctacatacacacacacacaaaccaatgaAAATGTCCTTAACATTTGTGTTTGCATCTGTGTGCATCTCAGGTGAGTGCACAGGTGGTCCGTACCTGCAGAGGCACCACAAGACGAAGCCAAGGCCGCAGTATGGGTCGAGACACACGGCCACCTCACGAGAGGGATAAAACTCACACTGCAGTTTAACAGAGCGACACAGGGCACTGGTTGCATTGTGAGACATTtcagagaatgagagaaaaatagaattttaatttaatattgttaacaatgatgataataataataaccacatTTGTAGtccatacataaaaacattagtaACAAGTACGAATCAAACCTTCACTCCAGCGAGCATGCCTGTAGTGGACACACTGAAGTCCAGATAGGCCAATGTGTCTGGGTCACATGGCTTATACAACAGTGGACAACGCCTCTTTGGCAAGTCATctaataattacacacacacagatagttCTGATGAGCACCTGACAGGTGTAACTCTGAACACAGATCTCATGTCCCTCACAAACTCACCTGTTTCCAGGATAGGAGGCCATGATTTAAAGTCCACAGCCACTGACGCATCTCTGGACTTCAGAAGTTTTAAGATTGCTTGGGTGGTCATAACACACACTGAACGACTCACCTGCACACaccaacatttttattaaaaattctcaTGTTTTGAGAGACATATCTCATTCTATAATGATTCACATTTACAATAATTAACAAATGATTTAACCCTGTAAAGGGTTGATATAATCCTGACatggaacagtttattgtaccaaatgacaaaacattaaacaggttctccccactcagtgatgcacccaatgagaaacctgatgaaagtgccctagttattggtgattctgtTGTACGGAACGTAAAAATAGAGACATCAgtcaccatagtccaatgtttaccgggagccagagcacctgacatctGACACAtttttgacactattgaccacaacattcttttgaatagactagaaaattatgttggcattagtggaattgcattggcatggttcaaatcatacttatctaaccatcatcagttcgtagcagtgaatgaagatgtAACATATTgctcacaagtgcagtatggagtaccacaaggctgtGTACTAGGAACATttcttttcacgctttacatgctacccttgggagatatcatcaggaaacagtgttagctttcactgttatgctgatgatactcagctctatatttctttgtggcacTTGACTGCatagacactattggaagagaactgaactgacctggacaatgacatcactggtttgacacaatctgtattgtataaagtgctatataaataaagataacttgacaaatgtttgaaaaatgcaaaaaaaaaaaaaaaaaaaaaaaaaaaaaaaaaaaaaaaaaaaaaaagaaaaaacaagaggTCTGCACGTGTTTTTGTCGAGTTTCCTATTTGATACATCAGGATTTTAATAAAGGAAAATATGGAACTCATACTTGAAGAGGAAAAATTGacctcaattttattcagaggcctaAACTGAGCAAAAAATGCTATTTGATGCtattgctgatatttatatagtaaaaaaaaggaTATCTATAACATAGCAAACTACTTCtataaatttcatataaactTCAGCTGTCACTCTATATTTCCcaataatatgttttagtaagatattattttaatgcttagttttatgaccaaagctctgtagttttattGTGGTGGACACATTTAATATAACATGTAACATACAATGTGATGCATCAAAACAATGATTATTgagaaatgtacaataaaaaccatttctcaaaagcctgatgtatcatactcagattttaacatgatttttctaaatgatgtatGGATGATCAAGTAAACCTAAACAGCTATAATAAAACGCCAATcactaaacaataataaaaaaataaaattaacacatacattaaatttataaGAAAAGGCCATTTACTCACAGCACAAATCATGTGCACCATGACCTGAAGGATGTttttagaattatactaaaagaaccttttacttgctaaaaaagtataaactattaatatacaatatcatgtacaacaggttttcagcaaagtttggatcatgctgataatttagaggccATAAATTTGAACATTACATATGATTAAGTAGAGTTTTTAATACTTCTCTAATAATTTACTTCATGTAACTGCAGGTGTGGTGGAGATGttctgagggtgtgtgtgtgtctcctcacCTCTAGGATCATTTTAACTGTAGGTAGTGTAGTAGAGATGTTTTGTGGGTGAGGTGGTCGTACAGTTATAGGAATACAGCCTGCATACAGACAGCCGTAAAAGGCGGCGATCAGATCTAAAcctgcaacacaaacaaatacaaacatgaaATCTGTGTGAAATAGAATTATATTTGTAACAAGAAAGTGTAATTCACCACACATTTACTTATTGCCATTCATTGTAATGTGATATTTTTAACTGAAAGTTTCATTAAGCAACTGTGACGTGATTTAATTGAAGTGGGCATCTTCCGAATGTGACTTAAAGAACAGGACTGAAAGCTGTAGCTGATCTGATTTAATGAAATGCTGCAATTAGCACCACCAAAAACAACTACAGATGGGATTTCAATCCTGCACCAGTGCTCAGCATATTGCTGGTGTGAAGTTTATTAACTAGTGCTCTGAcaataaaaattatgataatttatttACAGCTTAACTTGGCTGAAATAAAGGCAGAGATGTATTACCGCAGACTTTTGGtaaaatttaaaatctatttagtaACATTGTCTTTGAAGTATATTCATTTGGGAGCTTTTCTGATCAATTATTgaaatgcaattaattgcaaataattatataaattaatttgcacATCATGCAATCAACACAGTTTACACCGATAGCCAGGGTCTGTGTGTTACCTGGTGGATAAACTAATGCTACATGGTCTCCATCTCGTAGCTGTCCCCTTTCATACAGCAAAGTTGCAATTTTCTCTGCTCTCTTGTGAAGCTGTAGACAAGTCAGAGAGCTTCCTATTGCCCCCTGaaatacacaaatacaattaTAATCACAATAATACACCTGAATTCATATAAATGAGAAATTCTCcttgtttttgatcattttcttaACACTCACTGCTGGAACTGAGGAAAGAAATATATGCCTGTTACCCGTGAGTTAATAAGTGTGTACAATATGTGGTCAGGTGTTGTCTGGGCTCTCCACTGCAGCACCTCTGACAGAAACAGGAACTAGAATTCACACAAGAGAAAGAATAATCAGTCAGAGTGAAAAAGACACACACTTAAACTCACTCATATGCCCTATACAAGTTTTCCTTTATAAGAGGTCACATGAAATTGTTACACAGACATACTTTGTGATTTCATTCCAATTTTTTGCTAACTCTTCCCAtctccaaaaaaacacaagagatCCTAGAGCTGTatgctttggggaaaaaaaggaattgcaaatgTTCAAATTCCAATTTTTTCAAAGAGCTTCAAGTTTGCTGTGCttttttgtagggctgcacaattattaaatactattaaataaaatattaagcaaaatcaGAAACACTACTACtgcaaaaaactatttaattattaaaagaacCAAGAATTAAGgtacaataatgataattttgtataattttaataaaataattttgtcttAATTCCATCagtttcaaatgttaaaccaccAAGACAACTGCAGGGGGCCCTCATAGCTTCTAGTTTCTATAAACACTTGTCATTACAAATTTGGTTAATGGTTGGCGTACATCGCTttcccaaatgcatgttataagcaGGGCAATTTCACAACACATACAGAGATTGAGTTTGTGTGGAGCATCATTTACTGCAAACTGAGCCGCTCTAatacactgaaaacactgaatcatGAACTGCTCACATATAAATGAACACATTGATGCagttcactctgaaacacacatatttattttattaaatcacatCATGATTTTGGTCTTTTTCTGATTAATCATACAACACTAAGATATCTTAATATCTGGATTTACCTGCTCATTTTCCTCCATGTGACTCAGGTCTCGTCCGCTGGCCTGAGCCATTCGCTTTCCTGCAACGAGATTCCCCACCATCACAGAGGCAGGACCCACCTCTgcaacaaatacacacaatatttacacattattttctatgTAACACACATGCTCTACAACAAGGCTTGTACACAAAGGCTTGTGTACCGGGTTGTTTCTGTCTGGGTTTGGGCAGGTTGGTGATGCAGGAGTGAGGACACATGAGGATGCTGCAGGGGTGTAGCGCCCCCTCCAGGAACAACTGTTTGGTCTCAGACAGGTGGATTCCACCCAGAGGGGTTTTGGGGAGGGTGTTGGCAGGAACCAATGCCAGGCAGTACACTCCCACCTGATGAATACCATCTATAGcctaaacacagacacacacacacacacacacacacacacacacacacacacacacacacacacacacacacacacacacacacaggtttggtCAGataacttaaattaattaattattaataactttaattgtttttatacatttttatggcTCACTTACAtaactaaacattaaatataaatatatatgatctGTTTGGCAGTGACTTTGTTGCTTAGTGCAGCACTTTTGCTTTCAGCAAGGacagaaaatgcagaaaactTTGAGCCTggttatgtgtgtatgtatacctGCAACACTCTGCTCATCCACTGGTAACTCTCTTCTTCAGTTGAATCTGGTCTCTGTTCTGCTACCAGCACAATCCTCTCATCATACAACACATTCACTGAGAACACCACCGTCCTACACACATTGAGCACAGGGATTACTCCAGTGCTGATCCTAGACTTCAGGGGGCCCTACGCAAAACTGCGTAGCATGTGAGCGGAGCGGGGCGGGGCGGGGCGGGGCGGGGCGGGGTATGAGTGGTTATGAACTAATGAATGAAACGTATTTGTCCGTGTTTCACTGCATCTCGAATCGTGCTCGTGAAAAGTGCTTAAGAAACAATGTCTCTTTTGCGGCTTGGTAcgctttcaacatttttttttagtctcaAGCAAGACTGTAcgacattcacattacatgatttgactgcTTTTTACATAGAAAGAGTGACAGCGTACACAGCATTAAAAGAAATGGTCATTCACATTTTCATAACCGCTggccaaatttaaaaaatgaaactaaaattaaaataatctttgaGAGCAAGTGGCCCCCCTGCTGTTTTGGGGGCCCTACGCAGCTTGCGTATTTTGCATATAGGGAGGATCAGCTCTGAATTAGTCAGATGGTTTTAAAACAAGATTCTTTCTAGTGTAGTACTGGTTGGTTATTATTTTAGTCTTCTTTTTTATACATACCTTCCTCTATAGATGAACTTCATGGGCTCAACAGCCAGAGCGGTAGCGATGATGTCATCAGCATTGTGTTTCCGACCCCCGACCTGCATCAGTCCTTCAAGTGTACCAGAGATGAAGATCATCCCACCCGGACCCACAAACCCCAGCAGACCTGACCTCACGAACACGCAATCACTGACAAATCCACCGTCACATGCCACTGGACACACCTGCACCACAGAGACACAAACAAATTTACTGACTgacaggacaaacacacacacactaaatagaAGGATACACACACTTTCTACTTAAAATGTACCAAAATTTTATCAAAAAAGTTTGAACCAGCTAATTACTATAAATGACCAGCTTCCAAGAAACCAGAAACAacttatataaaatttaaatatgatggATAAAAGTGTCTAGCAAATGCTTAAATGTAGAAACCATGTAAAACCAGCATCAAATgtgctaaagtgtttttttttttttttttttttttttactttcctacAGTAAAATAAAGATCTTTTAcaatgctgttcaaaagtttgggtagTAGGCTGaaggattttttaatgtttctcaaAAAGTCTCTTGCTCAACAAGACTGCAAAGTTtatttgtgcaaacaaaaattatttgtaaaaaataaataaattaattttttgtatgtaaatatatttttgtatttagaatatgtataatacagtaaaaacagtaatgttgggAAATACAGTATtactacactttaaaaaaatatatagtttcctattatatatatatatatatatatatatatatatatatatatatatatatatatatatatatatatatatatatatatatatatatatatatatatatataaagatgtagaaaaaataaatatataaaaatgtatttaagaacactgaacatattttaaaattgttcaaGAAAACTGGTGCTCAATTTTCATATTagaaaaacatttgtgctgcttaacatttagGTAGTaaccgtgatattttttttttcaggattccttgaggaatagaaacttcaaaagaaaagcatttatttgaaacaaaattcaTTAGTAACATAGTAAAAGTTACTTTTACAAAagtttgtcacttttgatcattttaatatgtccttgttaaataaaggtatgaatgaaaaaaagaaaaacttttgaacggctgTGAATCTTAATGAAACTTGGTGTATATTCAGTCTTTAATGTATTTTCACACCTCGAATGTGTTCTTGCTCATTCCTGAAAGCCCATAATACGATGTTCCCGAGGCAACAGACGACACGCAGATCTCTCCAATCTCATCGGTTTTACACAGTTGAGGAACACCCTCCAGTTTAACAACACACACCATTGCTGAGAAAGATGGAGAAAAGTCAGTTTTACGAGAAACAAAGTTGTTTGATGAGGTCTGTGGTCACATGAGGAAAACAGTGCTGAACTGCTTCTAGGCTGGTTTATGAGGTAAATGTTGGACCTAAATCAAAATGCTTTTgggtttgttcatttgttcatgtttttgtaatcTATGTACCTCCTGGCATGGCCGTGTCCACATCCTGTAGGGTGAGGACGGACAGCTTCTCTTCCGTGTCCACTCTGATGACCCCATGACTCAGATTCGTCATACTTAGGACTCCTCGGCCTGATGGCTTAGAGCTGCCCTCCTGAGGCCTGACAGAAAACCatgcatacaaataaattaaagacatGTCCATATGTGTTGCCAGAATATTATGTTACCATAGACACAATATTTtccagatttcataaaaaatacccAACTGTGTGGTTTTGCATCCTGGAGGTTGCAAAAGCTCTACAACCCCTGACAAAAGAGGTTTGATTGACTGGTGTGAATATTACTTGGCATTCTCACAGTCCTAAATAAAAGTTTGCGCaagttatataatttattttctaccATCAAATTCTTGCATTTGCACCCACAAAAATCCCAATGAATGCATCatcaaaagaacacaaaacataaaagcataaaacacaAGGAGCCGCATGGTATTTTAATAAGATTCAACTATAATGCATACTATTATTAATAAGTTTGgtgttgatacatttttttttatattttcaaaagtaGTATCTTGTGCTTTTTATGcaacatt
Above is a genomic segment from Cyprinus carpio isolate SPL01 chromosome A2, ASM1834038v1, whole genome shotgun sequence containing:
- the LOC109049694 gene encoding disco-interacting protein 2 homolog C-like isoform X3 — protein: MADPAPISVQRPQVAMITRPPPKYGNAELMETGDGVPVSSRVSAKIQQLVNTLKRPKRRPLREFFVEDFEELLEVQQPDPSLPRPEGAESTPIQGEELDRLKNCPASLEAALLRWGAIAPKAPCLTTTHSNTKQPYTLTYGKLWSKSLKLAYNLLHKLGSKQEPIIHPGDRVALVYPNNDPAAFMVAFYGCLLAEVVPVPIEVPLTKKDAGSQQIGFLLNSCGVAVALTSDACHKGLPKSASGDVMQFKGWPKLLWVLTDSKHLSKPPREWFPLIKDANNDTAYIEYKTCKDGSVLGITVTRMAMLTHCQTLTHTCGYREAETMVNVLDFKKGIGLWHSVHTSVLNMLHVVSVPYALMKVNPLSWIQKVCQYKAKVACVKSRDLHWALMAYKDQSDTTMSSLRMLLIADGSNPWSISSCDAFLNVFQSVGLRSEVICPCAGSPEALTVAVRRPQEGSSKPSGRGVLSMTNLSHGVIRVDTEEKLSVLTLQDVDTAMPGAMVCVVKLEGVPQLCKTDEIGEICVSSVASGTSYYGLSGMSKNTFEVCPVACDGGFVSDCVFVRSGLLGFVGPGGMIFISGTLEGLMQVGGRKHNADDIIATALAVEPMKFIYRGRTVVFSVNVLYDERIVLVAEQRPDSTEEESYQWMSRVLQAIDGIHQVGVYCLALVPANTLPKTPLGGIHLSETKQLFLEGALHPCSILMCPHSCITNLPKPRQKQPEVGPASVMVGNLVAGKRMAQASGRDLSHMEENEQFLFLSEVLQWRAQTTPDHILYTLINSRGAIGSSLTCLQLHKRAEKIATLLYERGQLRDGDHVALVYPPGLDLIAAFYGCLYAGCIPITVRPPHPQNISTTLPTVKMILEVSRSVCVMTTQAILKLLKSRDASVAVDFKSWPPILETDDLPKRRCPLLYKPCDPDTLAYLDFSVSTTGMLAGVKMSHNATSALCRSVKLQCEFYPSREVAVCLDPYCGLGFVLWCLCSVYAGQQSVLISPMDLEVNPALWLQSVSQFKVRDTFCSYSVMELCTRSLSSLTDSLKGRGMDLTRVRSCVVVAEERPRVALTQSFCKLFKDVGLHPRAVSTAFGCRVNLAVCLQPHRLGKLAEQGTSGPDPTTVYVDMRALRHDRVRLVERGSPHGLPLMESGKILPGVRIIIANPETKGPIGDSHLGEIWVHSPQNASGYFTVFGEENVRSDHFGARLSFGDTQTVWARTGYLGFLRRTDLTDASGERHDALYVVGALDEVMELRGMKYHPIDIETSIIRAHRNITECAVFTWTNLLVVVVELDGSEQEALDLVPMVTNVVLEEHYLIVGVVVVVDTGVIPINSRGEKQRMHLRDGFLADQLDPIYVAYNM
- the LOC109049694 gene encoding disco-interacting protein 2 homolog C-like isoform X2, whose translation is MADRDSLPLPLEVRARLAELELELSEGDITQKGYEKKRSKLLQAYLPHTPGAERCIPVTPSSSSSSSSRYQRRRSTGTRDERYRSDVHSEAVQAALERHSERKMAVLLPSKRQSLIGQTSMDTYTPPDSSSGSDAEGSLGRAGGVSMDSWISRALHGSPSTSSSSSSHSNSSANAARLAETNMHSYGIGPMSHLSLKRWGLREMGVSAENGIVGRHSSDYQSDRPWSSLDSEDSLTAPPDITSYMADPAPISVQRPQVAMITRPPPKYGNAELMETGDGVPVSSRVSAKIQQLVNTLKRPKRRPLREFFVEDFEELLEVQQPDPSLPRPEGAESTPIQGEELDRLKNCPASLEAALLRWGAIAPKAPCLTTTHSNTKQPYTLTYGKLWSKSLKLAYNLLHKLGSKQEPIIHPGDRVALVYPNNDPAAFMVAFYGCLLAEVVPVPIEVPLTKKDAGSQQIGFLLNSCGVAVALTSDACHKGLPKSASGDVMQFKGWPKLLWVLTDSKHLSKPPREWFPLIKDANNDTAYIEYKTCKDGSVLGITVTRMAMLTHCQTLTHTCGYREAETMVNVLDFKKGIGLWHSVHTSVLNMLHVVSVPYALMKVNPLSWIQKVCQYKAKVACVKSRDLHWALMAYKDQSDTTMSSLRMLLIADGSNPWSISSCDAFLNVFQSVGLRSEVICPCAGSPEALTVAVRRPQEGSSKPSGRGVLSMTNLSHGVIRVDTEEKLSVLTLQDVDTAMPGAMVCVVKLEGVPQLCKTDEIGEICVSSVASGTSYYGLSGMSKNTFEVCPVACDGGFVSDCVFVRSGLLGFVGPGGMIFISGTLEGLMQVGGRKHNADDIIATALAVEPMKFIYRGRTVVFSVNVLYDERIVLVAEQRPDSTEEESYQWMSRVLQAIDGIHQVGVYCLALVPANTLPKTPLGGIHLSETKQLFLEGALHPCSILMCPHSCITNLPKPRQKQPEVGPASVMVGNLVAGKRMAQASGRDLSHMEENEQFLFLSEVLQWRAQTTPDHILYTLINSRGAIGSSLTCLQLHKRAEKIATLLYERGQLRDGDHVALVYPPGLDLIAAFYGCLYAGCIPITVRPPHPQNISTTLPTVKMILEVSRSVCVMTTQAILKLLKSRDASVAVDFKSWPPILETDDLPKRRCPLLYKPCDPDTLAYLDFSVSTTGMLAGVKMSHNATSALCRSVKLQCEFYPSREVAVCLDPYCGLGFVLWCLCSVYAGQQSVLISPMDLEVNPALWLQSVSQFKVRDTFCSYSVMELCTRSLSSLTDSLKGRGMDLTRVRSCVVVAEERPRVALTQSFCKLFKDVGLHPRAVSTAFGCRVNLAVCLQGTSGPDPTTVYVDMRALRHDRVRLVERGSPHGLPLMESGKILPGVRIIIANPETKGPIGDSHLGEIWVHSPQNASGYFTVFGEENVRSDHFGARLSFGDTQTVWARTGYLGFLRRTDLTDASGERHDALYVVGALDEVMELRGMKYHPIDIETSIIRAHRNITECAVFTWTNLLVVVVELDGSEQEALDLVPMVTNVVLEEHYLIVGVVVVVDTGVIPINSRGEKQRMHLRDGFLADQLDPIYVAYNM